One window of Corallococcus caeni genomic DNA carries:
- a CDS encoding phytanoyl-CoA dioxygenase family protein produces the protein MRRVFSDPAHEALFQREGAVVVPLLDASEVQSLHEAYHAHLPSVGMGFHATMFSRDVALRTRVDIAVRELLAPKVLPLLSRYRAVVGNFVMKEHGRRDSEVPVHQDWSFVEEPRLRSLNVWCPLVDTTPANGRLHVFKGSHNFVRVLRGPFFPNPYVTLAQEIRERFLTELPLRAGDAVIYDHGLVHASPHNVSGQARLAVNLALVPEEADLIHGYLDRSREDRRPEVFRVDDAFYLRNIVGERPQGVESLGFADGAIPQLSSAELNQLHQQAFRASHAAVS, from the coding sequence ATGAGACGCGTCTTCAGTGACCCCGCGCATGAAGCCCTGTTTCAGCGCGAAGGGGCAGTCGTCGTTCCCCTGCTGGATGCCAGCGAAGTCCAATCCCTCCATGAGGCCTACCACGCCCATCTTCCCAGCGTGGGCATGGGCTTTCACGCCACCATGTTCAGCCGCGACGTGGCCCTGCGCACGCGGGTGGACATCGCGGTGCGGGAGCTGCTGGCCCCCAAGGTCCTGCCCCTGCTGTCGCGCTACCGCGCCGTCGTGGGCAACTTCGTGATGAAGGAGCACGGGCGCCGCGACAGCGAGGTCCCCGTGCACCAGGACTGGAGCTTCGTGGAGGAGCCGCGCCTGCGCTCCCTCAACGTCTGGTGCCCCCTGGTGGACACCACGCCCGCCAACGGCCGCCTCCACGTCTTCAAGGGCAGCCACAACTTCGTGCGCGTCCTTCGCGGCCCGTTCTTCCCCAACCCCTACGTCACGCTCGCGCAGGAGATCCGCGAGCGCTTCCTCACCGAGCTGCCCCTGCGCGCGGGCGACGCCGTCATCTACGACCACGGTCTCGTCCACGCCTCGCCGCACAACGTGAGCGGTCAGGCGCGGCTCGCCGTCAACCTGGCCCTGGTCCCCGAGGAGGCCGACCTCATCCACGGCTACCTCGACCGCAGCCGCGAGGACCGGCGCCCGGAGGTCTTCCGCGTGGATGACGCCTTCTACCTGCGCAACATCGTGGGCGAGCGGCCCCAGGGCGTGGAGAGCCTCGGCTTCGCCGATGGCGCCATTCCCCAGCTGAGCTCCGCGGAGCTGAACCAGCTCCACCAGCAGGCCTTCCGGGCGTCCCACGCCGCGGTGTCGTGA
- a CDS encoding response regulator transcription factor, with protein sequence MNPFDSRPLTSAEQEIVDLLLQGWTNKQIAACRGTSVGTVANQIAAIYQKQGVYSRADLLVRFSVSPPEPGLDRPSLSCLSSREQEVVLQAIQGHSNKLIAIELKLTESTIATHLRRALVKLRLSSRRDLIVELQHAVATSDVP encoded by the coding sequence GTGAATCCCTTCGATTCCCGCCCCCTGACCAGCGCCGAACAGGAGATCGTCGACCTCCTCCTCCAGGGCTGGACCAACAAGCAGATCGCCGCATGCCGTGGCACCAGCGTGGGGACCGTGGCGAACCAGATCGCCGCCATCTACCAGAAGCAGGGCGTCTACTCCCGCGCCGACCTGCTGGTCCGGTTCTCGGTGAGCCCCCCGGAGCCTGGCCTGGACCGGCCCTCGCTCTCCTGCCTCTCCTCGCGCGAGCAGGAGGTCGTCCTCCAGGCCATCCAGGGACACTCCAACAAGCTCATCGCCATCGAACTGAAGCTCACCGAGTCCACGATCGCGACGCACCTGCGCCGCGCGCTCGTCAAACTCAGACTGAGCTCGCGACGCGATCTCATCGTGGAACTCCAGCACGCCGTGGCAACCTCTGACGTCCCGTGA
- a CDS encoding methyltransferase domain-containing protein produces MVNVRQVATRLKSALLADPERFYTNETGAWVAGLPAPQDIRVTTGREPFWINLGYWKHVEKVDDTNVERVGELFRSAQAEMARLLARTAKLGPGDAVMDCGNGYADQDLLWAEEFKPASIVGVNITPNQVRVGRERLKLTGLEGVVRLEVGSATALPGGEAAFDVVFALESAMHFRTRQDFLREAFRVLKPGGRLVMADMAQKTDRESGAGLRQRLRYRYWRGLIAFPEENVWSTERYLSELRRAGFQDAKVESIADDVYPAVNTAIVALRGMTQLEKKPGSTSLHQVRADVHRAMRMTPEQRQWTALFNCDEYAVVSARKP; encoded by the coding sequence ATGGTCAACGTGAGGCAGGTCGCGACGCGGTTGAAGAGTGCGCTCCTGGCGGACCCGGAGCGGTTCTACACGAACGAGACAGGGGCCTGGGTGGCGGGGCTGCCGGCGCCGCAGGACATCCGGGTGACGACGGGCCGGGAGCCCTTCTGGATCAACCTGGGCTACTGGAAGCACGTGGAGAAGGTGGACGACACCAACGTGGAGCGCGTGGGGGAGCTGTTCCGGTCCGCGCAGGCGGAGATGGCGCGCCTGCTGGCGAGGACGGCGAAGCTGGGGCCCGGCGACGCGGTGATGGACTGCGGCAACGGGTACGCGGATCAGGACCTGCTGTGGGCGGAGGAGTTCAAGCCCGCGAGCATCGTCGGGGTGAACATCACGCCCAACCAGGTCCGGGTGGGCCGCGAGCGGTTGAAGCTGACGGGGCTGGAGGGCGTGGTCCGGCTGGAGGTGGGAAGCGCGACGGCGCTGCCTGGCGGTGAGGCGGCTTTCGACGTGGTGTTCGCGCTGGAGTCCGCGATGCACTTCCGGACGCGGCAGGACTTCCTGCGCGAGGCGTTCCGGGTGCTGAAGCCGGGAGGCCGGCTGGTGATGGCGGACATGGCGCAGAAGACGGACCGCGAGTCGGGCGCCGGGCTGCGGCAGCGGCTGCGCTACCGCTACTGGCGGGGGCTCATTGCCTTTCCGGAGGAGAACGTCTGGTCGACGGAGCGCTACCTGTCGGAGCTGCGGCGGGCGGGGTTCCAGGACGCGAAGGTGGAGTCCATCGCGGACGACGTGTACCCGGCGGTGAACACGGCGATCGTGGCGCTGCGCGGGATGACGCAGCTGGAGAAGAAGCCGGGGAGCACGTCCCTGCACCAGGTGCGCGCGGACGTGCACCGGGCCATGCGGATGACGCCGGAGCAGCGCCAGTGGACCGCGCTGTTCAATTGCGACGAGTACGCCGTCGTGTCCGCGCGCAAGCCGTGA
- a CDS encoding metallopeptidase family protein, whose product MAKRTAKQGEARGVDARLEGVADAFEAQDFEAALASADALLRDVPDSAEALHYRAAALVEVGRLEDAGRAYGAALKAAPEDLEILFGAAEFLVCRTGEDREAVEEGLEWCGRGRKLAQKADDVELVYEFLLLEGMGLNQLGECEAALKSLDQALTHMPRSPDAQLERGIALFELCRFAPAQEAFERVLKDAPDEPWAHHYLGLIAERRKDAREAKKRFTRAQVLAPEELPPPVALEEAAFDRAVEDAMRALPSQVKQYMDNVTLAVEDLPSDEDLLGQQPPLSPCILGVFRGTPVGERSVMDAADHFPPSIVLYQKNLERFARTREELIEQIGITVMHEVGHLMGLDEDDLWERGLD is encoded by the coding sequence ATGGCGAAGCGCACGGCGAAGCAAGGGGAGGCGAGGGGCGTGGACGCGCGACTGGAGGGGGTGGCTGACGCCTTCGAGGCGCAGGACTTCGAGGCCGCGCTCGCCAGCGCCGACGCCCTGCTCCGGGACGTTCCGGACTCGGCAGAAGCCCTGCACTACCGGGCCGCCGCGCTGGTGGAGGTGGGCCGCCTGGAGGACGCGGGCAGGGCCTATGGCGCCGCCCTGAAGGCCGCCCCGGAGGACCTGGAGATCCTCTTCGGCGCGGCGGAGTTCCTCGTGTGCCGCACGGGCGAGGACCGCGAGGCGGTGGAGGAGGGGCTGGAGTGGTGCGGCCGCGGGCGGAAGCTTGCGCAGAAGGCCGACGACGTGGAGCTCGTCTACGAGTTCCTCCTGCTGGAAGGGATGGGCCTCAACCAACTGGGGGAGTGCGAGGCCGCGCTCAAGAGTCTGGACCAGGCGCTGACGCACATGCCGCGCTCCCCGGACGCACAGCTGGAGCGGGGCATCGCGCTTTTTGAACTCTGCCGCTTCGCGCCCGCGCAGGAGGCCTTCGAGCGGGTGTTGAAGGACGCGCCGGACGAGCCGTGGGCGCACCACTACCTGGGGCTCATCGCGGAGCGGCGCAAGGACGCGCGCGAGGCGAAGAAGCGCTTCACGCGGGCGCAGGTGCTGGCCCCGGAGGAGCTGCCGCCGCCGGTGGCCCTGGAGGAGGCGGCGTTCGACCGCGCGGTGGAGGACGCGATGCGCGCCCTGCCCTCGCAGGTGAAGCAGTACATGGACAACGTGACCCTGGCGGTGGAGGACCTGCCGTCGGACGAGGACCTGCTGGGTCAGCAGCCGCCGCTGTCGCCGTGCATCCTGGGGGTGTTCCGGGGCACGCCCGTGGGCGAGCGCAGCGTGATGGACGCGGCGGATCACTTCCCGCCCTCCATCGTGCTGTACCAGAAGAACCTGGAGCGCTTCGCGCGCACCCGCGAGGAGCTCATCGAGCAGATTGGCATCACGGTGATGCACGAGGTCGGTCACCTGATGGGTCTGGATGAGGACGACCTGTGGGAGCGGGGTCTGGACTAG
- a CDS encoding response regulator, whose protein sequence is MNILVVDDDYELCTMLSRYLEMHGYTVFSASDALQALDIMERHPVGLVITDYLMPHLDGIHFTEMLKADPRFQNISVLMMTASNDANISDRGLRKGVAITLQKPLDMGQLLNLVRFAE, encoded by the coding sequence GTGAACATCCTGGTCGTCGACGACGATTACGAGCTGTGCACCATGCTCTCTCGCTACCTGGAGATGCATGGCTACACCGTGTTCTCGGCGTCGGACGCGCTCCAGGCCCTGGACATCATGGAGCGGCATCCCGTGGGGCTGGTCATCACCGACTACCTGATGCCCCACCTGGACGGCATCCACTTCACGGAGATGCTGAAGGCGGACCCCCGCTTCCAGAACATCTCCGTCCTGATGATGACCGCCAGCAACGACGCCAACATCTCCGACCGCGGCCTGCGCAAGGGCGTCGCCATCACCCTGCAGAAGCCCCTGGACATGGGGCAGTTGCTCAACCTCGTGCGCTTCGCGGAGTAG
- the groL gene encoding chaperonin GroEL (60 kDa chaperone family; promotes refolding of misfolded polypeptides especially under stressful conditions; forms two stacked rings of heptamers to form a barrel-shaped 14mer; ends can be capped by GroES; misfolded proteins enter the barrel where they are refolded when GroES binds), producing MAAKEIFFHQSARDSILRGVRILADAVAVTLGPKGRNVVIEKSFGSPTITKDGVTVAKEIDLENRFENMGAQMVKEVASKTSDKAGDGTTTATVLARAIYEEGLKLVAAGHSPMDLKRGIDKAVEVVVAELKKLSKPTSDKQAIAQVGTISANGDETIGTIIADAMEKVGKEGVITVEEAKGLETTLDVVEGMQFDRGYVSPYFVTNRDRMEVVMDDPYILISEKKVSSMQDMIPVLEQVARSGKPLLIIADDIEGEALATLVVNKIRGVLNVAAVKAPGFGDRRKDMLKDIATLTGGMVVSEELGHKYENLTLTDLGRAKRITVDKDNTTIVDGAGQKADIEGRIKLIRTQIETVTSDYDREKLQERMAKLVGGVAVINVGAATEVEMKEKKARVEDALHATRAAVEEGIVPGGGVAYIRSLKALDGLKLGGEQDFGVDIIRKALQEPLRKISSNAGVEGAVVINKVKDGTGAFGFNARTETYEDLEKAGVIDPTKVERTALQNAASVASLLLTTEAMIAERPKKKAKGGAGGGAMPEYGGDDMDY from the coding sequence ATGGCAGCGAAGGAAATCTTCTTCCATCAGTCCGCGCGGGATTCCATCCTGCGTGGCGTCCGGATCCTCGCGGATGCGGTCGCGGTGACGCTCGGTCCCAAGGGCCGCAACGTGGTCATCGAGAAGAGCTTCGGCTCGCCCACCATCACCAAGGACGGCGTCACCGTCGCCAAGGAGATCGATCTCGAGAACCGCTTCGAGAACATGGGCGCGCAGATGGTGAAGGAGGTCGCGTCGAAGACCTCCGACAAGGCGGGCGACGGCACGACGACGGCGACGGTGCTGGCGCGCGCCATCTACGAGGAGGGCCTGAAGCTGGTGGCCGCCGGCCACAGCCCCATGGACCTCAAGCGCGGCATCGACAAGGCGGTGGAGGTGGTGGTGGCGGAGCTGAAGAAGCTCTCCAAGCCCACGTCCGACAAGCAGGCCATCGCGCAGGTGGGCACCATCTCCGCGAACGGTGACGAGACCATCGGCACCATCATCGCGGACGCGATGGAGAAGGTGGGCAAGGAGGGCGTCATCACCGTCGAGGAGGCCAAGGGCCTGGAGACGACGCTCGACGTGGTGGAGGGCATGCAGTTCGACCGTGGCTACGTGTCGCCGTACTTCGTCACGAACCGCGATCGCATGGAGGTCGTCATGGACGACCCCTACATCCTCATCAGCGAGAAGAAGGTCTCGTCGATGCAGGACATGATCCCCGTGCTGGAGCAGGTGGCGCGCTCGGGCAAGCCGCTGCTCATCATCGCGGACGACATCGAGGGCGAGGCCCTGGCCACCCTGGTGGTCAACAAGATCCGCGGCGTGCTGAACGTGGCCGCGGTGAAGGCGCCGGGCTTCGGTGACCGCCGCAAGGACATGCTCAAGGACATCGCCACGCTGACGGGCGGCATGGTGGTGAGCGAGGAGCTGGGTCACAAGTACGAGAACCTGACCCTCACCGACCTGGGCCGCGCCAAGCGCATCACGGTGGACAAGGACAACACCACCATCGTGGACGGTGCCGGCCAGAAGGCGGACATCGAGGGCCGCATCAAGCTCATCCGCACCCAGATCGAGACGGTCACCAGCGACTACGACCGCGAGAAGCTCCAGGAGCGCATGGCGAAGCTCGTGGGCGGCGTGGCGGTCATCAACGTCGGCGCGGCGACCGAAGTGGAGATGAAGGAGAAGAAGGCCCGCGTGGAGGACGCGCTGCACGCGACCCGCGCGGCCGTCGAAGAGGGCATCGTCCCTGGCGGCGGCGTGGCCTACATCCGCAGCCTCAAGGCGCTGGACGGCCTGAAGCTGGGCGGCGAGCAGGACTTCGGCGTGGACATCATCCGCAAGGCGCTCCAGGAGCCCCTGCGCAAGATCTCCAGCAACGCCGGCGTCGAGGGCGCCGTCGTCATCAACAAGGTCAAGGACGGCACCGGCGCGTTCGGCTTCAACGCCCGCACGGAGACCTACGAGGACCTGGAGAAGGCCGGCGTCATCGACCCGACGAAGGTCGAGCGCACCGCGCTGCAGAACGCCGCCTCCGTGGCGTCCCTGCTGCTCACCACCGAGGCGATGATCGCCGAGCGCCCGAAGAAGAAGGCCAAGGGCGGCGCGGGTGGCGGCGCCATGCCGGAGTACGGCGGCGACGACATGGACTACTGA